In Juglans microcarpa x Juglans regia isolate MS1-56 chromosome 4S, Jm3101_v1.0, whole genome shotgun sequence, a single window of DNA contains:
- the LOC121261864 gene encoding E3 ubiquitin-protein ligase FANCL isoform X2: MEHTEQTRCTGLAKSSTFYRSLYSEIEEVGWERLVRLGGDLTYLSFRILDAKSRVHFVEIELDETYPKSPPRVSADVPYIFDLKWSISSRLKDVVQQFQKHLEKLQEFWSTLDDIDKSLWVADPKQPSRSMCYRQINIGNDCYIMLYINADDPKSLPECRFLGPGPVVDSLRRIWQRNSRKWTKDKPCLENIACLLETQLPRPIDVQKNDQQMMSWELTVEVELTIDVIILLAIRLSIAFALGTGCVPSPQQGSHSMFYSGIVHTVQSQLL, from the exons ATG GAACATACTGAACAGACTAGATGCACAGGGCTGGCCAAATCATCTACATTTTACCGCTCACTGTACTCCGAG ATAGAAGAGGTTGGATGGGAGCGTCTAGTGAGATTAGGAGGAGATCTGACATATCTCAGCTTTCGCATCTT GGATGCAAAGAGCAGGGTGCACTTTGTGGAAATCGAATTGGATGAAACCTATCCCAAAAGTCCACCTAGAGTATCAGCG GATGTACCATATATTTTTGACTTAAAATGGTCAATAAGCTCAAGATTAAAGGATGTGGTGCAGCAATTTCAAAAG CATCTGGAGAAACTTCAGGAATTTTGGTCTACTTTGGATGATATTGACAAATCTCTTTGGGTTGCTGACCCTAAACAGCCTTCACGTTCAATGTGCTATCGCCAAATCAATATTG GAAATGATTGCTACATCATGTTGTATATAAATGCCGATGACCCTAAATCTTTACCAGA GTGTCGTTTTTTGGGTCCAGGTCCAGTTGTGGATTCATTGAGAAGGATATGGCAGAGAAACAGCAGAAAATG GACAAAAGACAAACCATGCCTGGAAAATATTGCATGTCTTCTGGAGACTCAACTGCCAAGGCCCATTGATGTACAGAAGAATGACCAACAA atGATGAGCTGGGAGTTAACAGTGGAAGTGGAACTGACTATAGATGTGATAATACTTCTTGCAATAAGGCTTTCCATAGCATTTGCCTTGGGGACTGGTTGCGTTCCATCACCACAACAAGGCA GTCATTCGATGTTCTATTCGGGAATTGTCCATACTGTTCAGAGCCAGTTGCTGTGA
- the LOC121261864 gene encoding E3 ubiquitin-protein ligase FANCL isoform X3 has product MEHTEQTRCTGLAKSSTFYRSLYSEIEEVGWERLVRLGGDLTYLSFRILDAKSRVHFVEIELDETYPKSPPRVSADVPYIFDLKWSISSRLKDVVQQFQKHLEKLQEFWSTLDDIDKSLWVADPKQPSRSMCYRQINIGPVVDSLRRIWQRNSRKWTKDKPCLENIACLLETQLPRPIDVQKNDQQVECGICYAQCLPVDDELGVNSGSGTDYRCDNTSCNKAFHSICLGDWLRSITTTRQSFDVLFGNCPYCSEPVAVKITNSRK; this is encoded by the exons ATG GAACATACTGAACAGACTAGATGCACAGGGCTGGCCAAATCATCTACATTTTACCGCTCACTGTACTCCGAG ATAGAAGAGGTTGGATGGGAGCGTCTAGTGAGATTAGGAGGAGATCTGACATATCTCAGCTTTCGCATCTT GGATGCAAAGAGCAGGGTGCACTTTGTGGAAATCGAATTGGATGAAACCTATCCCAAAAGTCCACCTAGAGTATCAGCG GATGTACCATATATTTTTGACTTAAAATGGTCAATAAGCTCAAGATTAAAGGATGTGGTGCAGCAATTTCAAAAG CATCTGGAGAAACTTCAGGAATTTTGGTCTACTTTGGATGATATTGACAAATCTCTTTGGGTTGCTGACCCTAAACAGCCTTCACGTTCAATGTGCTATCGCCAAATCAATATTG GTCCAGTTGTGGATTCATTGAGAAGGATATGGCAGAGAAACAGCAGAAAATG GACAAAAGACAAACCATGCCTGGAAAATATTGCATGTCTTCTGGAGACTCAACTGCCAAGGCCCATTGATGTACAGAAGAATGACCAACAAGTTGAATGTGGAATTTGTTATGCTCAATGTCTTCCAGTTG atGATGAGCTGGGAGTTAACAGTGGAAGTGGAACTGACTATAGATGTGATAATACTTCTTGCAATAAGGCTTTCCATAGCATTTGCCTTGGGGACTGGTTGCGTTCCATCACCACAACAAGGCA GTCATTCGATGTTCTATTCGGGAATTGTCCATACTGTTCAGAGCCAGTTGCTGTGAAAATCACCAACTCTAGAAAGTAA
- the LOC121261864 gene encoding E3 ubiquitin-protein ligase FANCL isoform X1, with protein sequence MEHTEQTRCTGLAKSSTFYRSLYSEIEEVGWERLVRLGGDLTYLSFRILDAKSRVHFVEIELDETYPKSPPRVSADVPYIFDLKWSISSRLKDVVQQFQKHLEKLQEFWSTLDDIDKSLWVADPKQPSRSMCYRQINIGNDCYIMLYINADDPKSLPECRFLGPGPVVDSLRRIWQRNSRKWTKDKPCLENIACLLETQLPRPIDVQKNDQQVECGICYAQCLPVDDELGVNSGSGTDYRCDNTSCNKAFHSICLGDWLRSITTTRQSFDVLFGNCPYCSEPVAVKITNSRK encoded by the exons ATG GAACATACTGAACAGACTAGATGCACAGGGCTGGCCAAATCATCTACATTTTACCGCTCACTGTACTCCGAG ATAGAAGAGGTTGGATGGGAGCGTCTAGTGAGATTAGGAGGAGATCTGACATATCTCAGCTTTCGCATCTT GGATGCAAAGAGCAGGGTGCACTTTGTGGAAATCGAATTGGATGAAACCTATCCCAAAAGTCCACCTAGAGTATCAGCG GATGTACCATATATTTTTGACTTAAAATGGTCAATAAGCTCAAGATTAAAGGATGTGGTGCAGCAATTTCAAAAG CATCTGGAGAAACTTCAGGAATTTTGGTCTACTTTGGATGATATTGACAAATCTCTTTGGGTTGCTGACCCTAAACAGCCTTCACGTTCAATGTGCTATCGCCAAATCAATATTG GAAATGATTGCTACATCATGTTGTATATAAATGCCGATGACCCTAAATCTTTACCAGA GTGTCGTTTTTTGGGTCCAGGTCCAGTTGTGGATTCATTGAGAAGGATATGGCAGAGAAACAGCAGAAAATG GACAAAAGACAAACCATGCCTGGAAAATATTGCATGTCTTCTGGAGACTCAACTGCCAAGGCCCATTGATGTACAGAAGAATGACCAACAAGTTGAATGTGGAATTTGTTATGCTCAATGTCTTCCAGTTG atGATGAGCTGGGAGTTAACAGTGGAAGTGGAACTGACTATAGATGTGATAATACTTCTTGCAATAAGGCTTTCCATAGCATTTGCCTTGGGGACTGGTTGCGTTCCATCACCACAACAAGGCA GTCATTCGATGTTCTATTCGGGAATTGTCCATACTGTTCAGAGCCAGTTGCTGTGAAAATCACCAACTCTAGAAAGTAA
- the LOC121261865 gene encoding LOW QUALITY PROTEIN: homeobox-leucine zipper protein HAT22-like (The sequence of the model RefSeq protein was modified relative to this genomic sequence to represent the inferred CDS: deleted 2 bases in 1 codon) → MGFDDHIVCNTGLVLGLGLTSATHEEIPSPSKAGPPKKPCLNFTTMNFEPSLTLGLSGEGYGHQVPKIDVNRGCDEPVDLYRQTSPHSAVSSFSSGRVKRERDLSSEEIEVERVSSRVSDEDEDGPNARKKLRLTKEQSALLEESFKQHSTLNPKQKQALARQLNLRPRQVEVWFQNRRARTKLKQTEVDCEFLKKCCETLTDENRRLQKELHELKALKLAQPLYMHMPAATLTMCPSCERIGSGVVGENASKISTFSMAPKSHFYNPFTNPSAAC, encoded by the exons ATGGGTTTTGATGATCATATTGTTTGTAACACAGGCCTCGTTCTAGGGTTAGGCCTCACATCAGCAACACATGAAGAGATTCCATCTCCATCAAAGGCAGGGCCGCCAAAGAAACCGTGCCTAAATTTCACGACCATGAATTTTGAGCCGTCCTTGACGTTGGGTCTTTCCGGTGAGGGTTATGGCCACCAAGTCCCC AAAATTGATGTGAACAGAGGTTGTGACGAACCGGTTGACTTGTACCGACAAACTTCGCCTCACAGTGCTGTTTCTTCCTTCTCTAGTGGCAGGGtcaagagggagagagacctTAGCAGCGAAGAAATTGAGGTAGAGAGAGTCTCTTCAAGAGTcagtgatgaagatgaagatggtcCTAATGCAAGAAAGAAGCTTAGGCTCACCAAGGAACAGTCTGCTCTTTTGGAAGAAAGCTTCAAGCAACATAGCACGCTCAACcct AAGCAAAAGCAAGCTTTAGCAAGGCAGTTAAATCTACGGCCTCGACAGGTTGAAGTTTGGTTCCAGAACAGGAGGGCCAG GACAAAGCTAAAGCAAACCGAGGTAGACTGTGAATTTCTGAAGAAGTGCTGCGAAACACTGACAGATGAAAACAGGAGGCTACAGAAAGAGCTACACGAGCTGAAGGCACTGAAACTAGCCCAACCCTTGTACATGCACATGCCGGCGGCCACCCTCACCATGTGCCCATCATGCGAAAGGATTGGATCAGGGGTCGTCGGCGAAAACGCTTCCAAGATCAGCACCTTTTCGATGGCTCCTAAGTCTCACTTCTACAATCCCTTCACCAATCCTTCTGCAGCttgttga